In the genome of Labrus mixtus chromosome 21, fLabMix1.1, whole genome shotgun sequence, one region contains:
- the mrpl27 gene encoding 39S ribosomal protein L27, mitochondrial → MAALASLMLRSRAGLLSPGRSALLDSVRSASKKSGGSSKNVGGKSAGRRYGFKKQDGNFVHAGNILATQRLMRYQPGAHVGMGTNKTLYALEDGYVRFTKEVYIPAPRSPESTQIITKLPKGAVLYKTFVNVLPVKQEGKFKLVDMV, encoded by the exons ATGGCAGCGCTGGCGTCCTTGATGCTCAGGTCCAGAGCAG GTTTGCTGTCACCTGGTCGCTCGGCTCTCCTGGACTCTGTGAGGTCTGCGTCGAAGAAGTCTGGAGGGAGCAGTAAGAACGTCGGGGGAAAGAGCGCCGGCAGGAGATACGGCTTCAAGAAACAGGACG GAAACTTCGTCCATGCAGGAAACATTCTGGCTACTCAGAGGCTGATGAGGTATCAGCCGGGCGCTCAT gTGGGGATGGGGACCAATAAGACGCTGTACGCTCTGGAGGACGGTTACGTCCGCTTCACAAAGGAGGTCTACATCCCGGCACCGCGCAGCCCCGAGTCCACGCAGATCATCACCAAGCTGCCCAAAGGGGCCGTGCTCTACAAGACCTTCGTCAACGTCCTGCCGGTCAAACAGGAGGGCAAGTTCAAACTGGTGGACATGGTGTAA
- the LOC132955760 gene encoding uncharacterized protein LOC132955760, with the protein MAPELLTVIMASGSCVALCLVILMLVVVFYRKDPMCCRFRPDSTEHYSDDAHHYHSRHSLISIAQNEQSASNQGEAVLELPGRLFIIGKPNDYYLSGGLPRLPSYESVRKKDRQRQIHNMISERFGLSGCPNEPPPTYEETLRQSVEISPSHLHTLEVHLSVHSQDGSSNLNEDTHDPNQPATSLQHSPSSCPAHSSTFLSI; encoded by the exons gcTCATGTGTAGCCCTGTGTTTGGTGATCCTGATGCTGGTGGTGGTCTTCTACAGAAAAGATCCTATGTGCTGCAGATTCAGACCCGACAGCACTGAACACTACAGC GATGACGCTCATCATTATCACAGCAGGCACTCTCTGATCAGCATCGCCCAGAATGAGCAAAGTGCCTCAAACCAGGGAGAAGCTGTACTGGAG CTTCCAGGAAGGCTGTTTATAATTGGGAAGCCAAATGACTACTACCTGAGCGGAGGTCTGCCCAGACTTCCGTCCTATGAGAGCGTTCGTAAGAAGGACCGGCAGAGACAGATCCACAACATGATCTCCGAGCGCTTCGGCCTCAGCGGCTGTCCAAATGAG CCTCCACCAACATATGAAGAAACCCTTCGCCAGTCGGTTGAAATTTCACCCTCACACCTGCACACTCTGGAAGTTCACCTGTCAGTCCACAGCCAGGACGGCTCCTCAAACCTCAACGAAGATACACACGACCCAAACCAGCCAGCCACATCACTCCAACACTCACCTTCCTCCTGTCCAGCACACAGCTCCACATTTCTGTCTATCTGA